The DNA window AACTGTGGGCAAgtatgttcattttatttactaaAAACACAATACCAACTGACCTTCTCTCCCATGTCCAAGTTTTGGGATTTTCTTTCTTCATGGTCAAGCCAACAGTGCAATCTTAGCCCTCCTCTATTTGGAAGGAAgtcccactgtgttcagtggAACTTATCCTTCTATCTCCCCAATCTGTGTGCTTAGGATTGCTACCCAAATCTTCCTTCAGTGTGCGGATTCTAGTGTAGTTATCCAGATAACTGTGCATTTTCTGGGCATCTTGAAGAGCAAGTGATACATGATTGCTTTTAATGGTAGCTGCATGTATTTTTCTAGTAGTGTTGCAGACATATTATTTATACCAAAACTCTGTTGGTCATATAAAATGATGAATTTCGCTCCATCCATGTAGTTTGAATGCATGGGTTTGGATCATGCTTGTACACTTctactctgatttttaaaaaagtataggtTTTTTAGATTAGTTATCTTCCCCATCCTTTTTTATATCTTCTGTCTTATAGCTTTCTATGAATATAATGCTTTTTGAAAGCTATCACACATGTTTGCCAGTGTTGTTTATTATTTGAGTCCTGTTTCCatctgtatatttatatttcactTACCCTTTCATAAATATTCTCTTTGATTTGAAGCACTGTAGGGTTCCCTTTTgcctacagttaaaaaaaactatgTCATTATTTCTTACCCAGTTAAAACCCTGATCTTTTAACGCTTCATTCTGTCAGCTGTCTAACATTCCATAAAACAACATGAAATGCAATGCTCAGTTTATGTGATTGGCAGGTGTAATGCCAAATTCTTCTGTGTTGTTGTGAATAGTCTTCATCCggacttaaaaaaattatttatgtatttatttattttgctcttttcAGATAGTTGTCATCCAGCATAAAAGCTGTCTAGTAACAAGCGGAGGCCTCATTGAGCAGTTTAGAACAGGACTTCTGAAAACATTTCCAAATTTTAAGATGCATATGCATAGATATTTTTCCCCATGATCCTGCTTCTGCTTTCATTCTCTCTCATTCTATTTTGCCTTTCTGTTTTTGTCCTATTCTTTCTATTAATTacccacaataataataaaaaacaacagaatcAGTTTCCACTGAGTGTATTAATAAAGGAATTTTGCCCTCTAATCTGGACATGAGAGAGCCATGTTGCGCTGTACCTGAAGATATCTTATTTTATGCAATCTACAGAGCCACGTGGAGAGTTTAATTGCATGCTAAGAGACATGAGATTGTTGTACTCTTTTGTGAAGAAGAATCATCTTGAGCCTGGAAGTCTACTCTGAAAAGTTTCTAAACTTGTTATTTAAGTTTGCCTTTTGTCGTAACAGGCGATTTTGAAACTTTCTCTCCTTGCTCCCTTTTTTCCCTGCAGGGCAATTCCCCACCCGAGAGGCCATGCGCATTTGGCAGCCCTTGTGAGTCATGAATGTAAGCCAGTTCCAGTACCTTGCATGCAAACATTATTGGCTATAAGATGGTTGCCTGATCCTGTTTTAGCTGGAAGTGTGCCATAGCACACATCCTGGAACACAGTCGTGTTAGGCAATGTTTAGTCCTTTGTTTTGAAGAAATTATACTGTACttccatgcaaaaataaaataatgaccaTCAATTTGAGCAGCAggttgaaaaaattaaaatgtaagacATTTCAGGATGAAGCACTGACTTCGATCACAGATACAGATGCccaaacatttcacattttatctTAATAAAATCTTTTGAGCCTGATATACAAATTGATCATTgtagttttattctttctcaaatGCAGGTTGTCACTGAGGTTATCATAGTCACAAAATGTAATGAACTTTTACATCCTGGACAATAGAGATCTCTATTGCCAATAGTTTGGCAATAGAGTTCAAGGGCAGGATTTTCATTTGGCAAACAAAGAGTCATTTGATGGAAGGAATTAAAAAGCCAGTACTGTattgccttttatttattatgaGTTTTCCATCCTATCTTTCTAATGGATTTCTCACCAGATAGCTAAATAACTACATTTATAATGATCTCTAATCATCAGTCCATTAGCAATTTTGGCAACAGTGCCAAAATTAAGACATAATATTAATTTCAGGGCTCTAattattttgtgtctttcagcATACAACTTCTCCCACAGGATAGATCACTTGTCTTTTGGAGAGCTCATTCCAGGGATTATTAATCCTTTAGATGGTACTGAAAAGATTGCATCAGATCGTAAGTGTTTCACACAGGAAGCTGATGTGGATATTCTACTGCATTTGCTTGTTTGGGTTGTTTTCATTGTAATTTATTCTGGCAGCCTATAGATGGTCATTTCTATGAACTGTAAATTGTCTTGAATATGCCAATGTAAAAAAGGGAGCATGcacattaaaaataaagtgaaataaaaatgttctgttcAGCCTTACTTTATTGCTGGAGAACTACTCCGATACTATGGTTAAGAGTgccagactaggactcgggagatcCAGCAGTGACTGGGTAATGGGTCACCATTGTCCAGACACATTCTTTCAGACTAATCCAGCCATGGATTGAAACCAGCCTTTGGTCCTCCACATATTTCAGACCCCATTTGACCAAATCCCTGACCATTAGCCAGGGGCTTCTGGACATTAAAAGTCCAAAATATTGAGACAACCAAAGGCTAAGAAGTACTAGCCTAACCGACCACACAAATCTGTTGTGATgataaaatggagaagaaaaggagaaccgTATATTATGGAATGCAGGTGCAATTAATAATAGATCAattagtgtggttttttttttttttactcttacaCAGTATGATATGTTACACATTTTTCAGTTGCATTATTAACTTGCTCAGGTTattaaaaagcaacagagcagTTCATTGCAGTTTGGGAATTTTAAATGTGTGCCTTAAAATAACATATCTCAATTTGAACCAAATCAGCAAGTTCTAGGTCTACATTAAGAATGCCTTTCCTATATTGTGAATCATCTTTTCACTGgtaacttttttgtttttgtttttcaacagACAACCAGATGTTCCAGTACTTTATCACAGTTGTGCCAACAAAGCTTCACACATATAAAATTTCAGCAGAAACTCATCAGTTTTCAGTGACAGAAAGGGTTAGTTtatattaaaagaaattaaaggaaTACTAGTGCTGTTTGcttcgatcgatcgatcgatcgatcgatcgatctatctatctatctatctatctatctatctatctatctatctatctatctatctatctatctatctatctatctatctatctatctatctatctatctatctatctatctatctatctatctatctatctatctatctatctatctatctatatgtaCCATAGGCATACTTTTAtcttattattttgcttttttttatccatgaataaaaatgtaaacaatgtacagtacagtTGTGTTTCTGGTTACTTTTTAGTTAAATCTTCTATTTCCAGAAGATTCCAGAAATTCACAAATTACAAAATTTCCTGAATAGATATCAGATATTTCTCTTGTATGTCTTAGCTTTACCACTCCTATGTAGAGAGATTTTGTATCTGCGAAGGccttcacggccgggatctaatggttgttgtgggtttttcgggctctctggccgtgttctggaggtgttcctaacgtttcgccagtctctggccggcatcttcagaggacagcacagtgtTAGTCCAGTGCTAGCAGGCaggtttctttctgaacaggaagctaggcagagctatgTCTAGCTAACTCTCAAAACCTTCTAGGTTAGGtcttttcttccaggtgagccacgtTTAGGTTTGTGTAAGTCTGGTCAAACTTCTAGAATGGGGAATTGGGGAAATCCTAATTCTAGAATTTGTAATCCTAGAAATCCCCAAATCCCATCCCTCCTGGGTGCATTAGTAAAATAGCAACAGTTTATTTCCCCCTGTTTTGCTACCAGTAAATCCAAGTCTTTATTGGTGTTatatttaatacagtattatctCTGCCttactttttcttgttgcttttcagGAAAGAGTGATCAACCATGCAGCCGGGAGTCACGGGGTGTCTGGGATTTTCATGAAGTATGACATCAGTTCTCTTATGGTGACGGTGACAGAAGAACACATGCCGTTTTGGCAGTTTTTAGTGCGACTTTGTGGTATCATTGGAGGAATCTTTTCCACTACAGGTAAGAGATTACTGTGCTTACAAGAAtatatgggtgtgtgtgcatgaaacTCTTTCTAGGATGGACCCAAGTAGTGCATGGTGtgcacagaaagaaaaggaaagaggggagCATATAGAAGGCAGTTAGTTGTCAAGAGCTTCTGCTGCTTGTATTCACATTCTTCACTTCTCCCATTAGTTGCTCGTCCTCTTCTGAAAAGCTGGCTTTTTCTACAGTTCATGCCTTCACATTCATCTCCGGAGATAAGGACCTTGTGTCCCCTTTGAAAGGTCTTCATTACGACACCCGCCATGTCTTCTACGCAACCCTCCAGAATGCCTGCATGTTCACCCAGCGGGGTGCACCTCTAAGTTTGGGAAATAGTGCTCTCTACACTATATGTTTTTGGCAGTCAAAGCCAGCTGGTCAGGCGTTACAGTAATGATAAACCCTCTTTTTCATTATGTCCAGCTAAAGTGGGTAACGGCGAAAGAGCAGATCAATCCCACCACCGTTGACACCTTTAAAGGCATCTCTATGGCATCTCAGctttggagattttaaaaaaaactgcaatcCTTTATACAAATCTTTGCTATTTGTACctttccttttattctctttcttcttctctaagTCTGCCATTATGTTGAAACTCAGATTCTTAACTCATTGAACAGGAGCTTGCTTTCTACAATGCCACTCCGTAAAACACTACAGACAATTGATAGTGATACATAAAGAAGAGCAAAATTTAACACAGAGAGGCTTGAGACTACAGGTTTCTGCTATGATGCTTTGTATTTTAGTCCTTGTATCTGGCGATTGAAATGTCATGGGTTCTAATCTAGCTGTTTCCATGTTTGTTCACTTCAATATTGCAACTAGGAGAACTATCTTTAATTATACACTGTGACCATATTTCTCAGCACCCGGAACCATGATGTCCTTTACAGTGTCTAAAGTAGATCTACAGGTGTATTCCTTCCTTTTACTTTCTGGACTGCTTACCTTCCTTTGAGATTTAAATGGGAATCAGTTCTGCCAAGCAAGTCTCCTTTCTGTTCTGTTATTTTTGATATATGATTTTGCTGCTGATGTCTTTTTCCACAAAAAGTCCCGATTTTGTTTTCAGTGCTTGAAATGAATAGTGTTGCCACAAAGGTGTCCAACCATACCTTCCTTAAGCATGGCAGAATCTCAGAGCTTTTTTCGGATGGCTTCCTGCACTTCATTTTTTAGTTGTCCATTAAAGATGTTTCAAGTGCACATCTAAAAATAGCAGAATGTGTTGGCAAGCAGGAGCATTGTATGTGAGATTCTCCCTTTAATGTACACTTGAGAGCAATCTGTTCGTCAGTTCTTCAAGCTAGAACATTCTGCTCATTTTTTGATTGCAAAACACTAAATGTGTATTTGGACTCTAGCTTTTTGAGAAGAGAGTTGGCagcctttctatttatttatttatttattagatttttaccccgcccctctagacaatgtctactcggggcggcttacatagataaaaacacatcagtataacatgtataaaatcatttaaaaaatacaattacaattattTCTAAACTTCCTGACTATTATCATATTCCAGGACTTCTACACAGCATCGGAAGATTCATTGTTGAAATTGTCTGTTGTCGTTTCAAACTGGGATCGTACAAATCTCCATCTGTAAGTGTATTCTGAGTAATCTCCTttaatgcctttaaaaaaaactcccacAGAGTCACACAATTATGTATGCAACAGATAagatctacagagatttcttaacttatggcagttTGATTCGAAAAGTAATGCCATTTGCATtagtgcacaacaggatttcagccagcatgtgTGGTTTGTATGTCAAGAAATAAAAAATTCTAATCAGTCTGAGAAGAATATTAGTGATTCATTGCAAGAACATTGCAGCAGGGAAACAATCCAGAATTTTACACTCTGCTGGGAATTCAAATTGTCTGTAGATCGGACTAAGAAAACAGCGTCATGAGAAGCCTGAAAGTGAACAGTTGCAAGTAGTGTCATAAGCTATAACTACAACAAATAACTTCAAGTTGTTATGGTCAAAATCAAGTATGgtgcctgtttgtttttttaaattaaccacTTATACTATTACTTGTGTGCGTTCACTGGTGTACGTCTGTTTCTAGTACAGTTTGTCCAGTCACTGAGAGTCTtaggagagggaagggagggcCTGGGAAGTTGAGGTTAGTTATAGAGGGCCACCTCAGAAGATACAGGGgatcatttctctctccctcagacCTTGGTGGTCACCCCTTCTGGCTTCTAGAGAAATTTCATTGAAGATTGACAAACAGCACCCACAGAAGTGACCACAAAGGATGGATTTATCATTTAACTCTTTTCTCAGGAGGCCTATGGAGCAGGAAAAAATTACAAAGAGGTCGGTTCTGATTTGTGGTTTTTGAGAGGCTGTTATTTCATCTGAAAGAGGACTGGGTGTGGGTAGGCAATATTCTTTAAATGGGGAATTCTGctctctgatgtttttgaactgctgtttgccattctcctcctcctcggcagGGGGCTTGCTGgagagctctgtgtgtgtgtgtatgtgccatATTTTACCTACCCTCGTGTAGGGGAAAGTCATAGAGCATCCCATAGTATTAGCTCCGGAATGGAGCTTGAGAACTGAATCTTAATACACTCCAGCCAGCCCTGCCATTGTGTAACTTGTAACCATCACCAGGCAGTGTTTCCAagttttctaaacattttttccTTCCCTACAAAAATAGGGACAGACTCTTGTGGAGTCTAGACTGATATCTAATGTTCACATAAAATTACAGCCAGTCTTGGCTATAGAAAGGTTTGCGGTTACATCATTATAGTCTGTTAAGACTCCTAAGATAAAACTTACAGACTTAGTATCTTGTTCCTCTTTGCAGAGTGCAATAGTCATGGGGCTTCTCTGTGAAGAAAAAAATAGGCATATGGGTGGAGAAAAGGAATAATAAACACCAAATAGGAAAaaagaatgctttaaaaatatctttgtgTTTTCTTTGACAGGTGACACTTCAAGATGGGCACCTAAACAACCATGTACCTCTAATGACTGATGACGTCATGCATTAGCACCTTCCACAGAAACTGTTTTCCGTCAGatgcagaaaacattttttttataaCAAAACATTGTGCAATATGTTAAGATGGTGCTCggcacccacccactccccaaaaatcaagccttttgaaaacaaaactaaactatttgtgtggcttctctgtccctttaagaatttGAAAAGATGCCAAGAAATCCAATGAGCTCATTCTCTCTCCTTGAATGAACAGGACCATTCCTTGGACGTGATTCTAGTTTGCTGAACTGCTTCCTGGCAAGATGTCAGCAGTTACCATTCCTTATTCCACATGTGATGGATGCCTACAAAGCCCTAATGTGTAAAGGGATGCAGTAGGAAGGGTGTGTATTTTCATCAGCATAGCAGGAAAAATAGCAAGACCAGCTTAAAACAGAGTTTTCAGTGTTACACATTAAAAATGAGGCGGAAGATTCCCCATCCCCATTATATCTGTAACCTTGTAAGTGCTGTATTGAGAATGTGGACATCCGTGGAGAATGGCACACAATGTAGAAAACAAGCAGAAGAAAAGCTTCTAGAAGCCATAGAGTATGGATGCACGCTTGTCCACTGAGtgctggtgtttgttttttaagcatacagtggtgccccgctagtcGACGACCTCacaaaacgatgaatccgcatgactatgaggttttgcaatcgctatagcgattcgcaaaacagtgtttccaatgggcaattttagctggacgatgtttgggtgcGTGCCTCGCAAACCGTTtcttgcaagacgacgattttggcactgatcggcacttcgcaaaaaggttgttttcgggaccgatgcttcacaggacagccattttaacagctgatcggcgcttcgcaaaatgacttccctatgggcgatctttgcaaaacgatgacgtttttccccattggaacacattaaacaggtttcaatgcgttccaatggggaaccggttttcgcaagatgatgttttcacaagacagcgatttctatggaacagattatcatcgtcatgcggggcaccactgtatttaagtaaATAGGTGGGAAGGAAAGATGAAGCAATGATATGTTCTGGTAGCTCACAAAATTTTGAAGACAATGGTGGTCTCTTTCTTTGGGGGCTTTTGAACCTATTGTACAAGGAAATATTTTGGTTGAAATTTGGGGAATCTTGCTGCCACAACAGTTATGTTTCTAAAATTTCAAGGTGTCACCAAACCCTTTGTAAAGCCATCTCACTAGACTACCACACTGATCCCTatacatatacatgc is part of the Pogona vitticeps strain Pit_001003342236 chromosome 5, PviZW2.1, whole genome shotgun sequence genome and encodes:
- the ERGIC2 gene encoding endoplasmic reticulum-Golgi intermediate compartment protein 2, which gives rise to MRRLNRKKTLNLVKELDAFPKVPESYIETSASGGTVSLIAFTTMALLTVMEFMVYRDTWMKYEYEVDKDFTSKLRINIDITVAMKCQYIGADVLDLAETMVASADGLVYEPVIFELSPLQKAWQRMLHIIQSRLQEEHSLQDIIFKSAFKSASTALPPREDNSLQPPDACRIHGHLYVNKVAGNFHITVGKAIPHPRGHAHLAALVSHESYNFSHRIDHLSFGELIPGIINPLDGTEKIASDHNQMFQYFITVVPTKLHTYKISAETHQFSVTERERVINHAAGSHGVSGIFMKYDISSLMVTVTEEHMPFWQFLVRLCGIIGGIFSTTGLLHSIGRFIVEIVCCRFKLGSYKSPSVTLQDGHLNNHVPLMTDDVMH